A window of Oryctolagus cuniculus chromosome 2, mOryCun1.1, whole genome shotgun sequence genomic DNA:
AAGAATTAATGCAGAGAATGTTCATTTATTAAACACAAACCTTTTTAGAGATCATTACTTAAGAGtgtgtttataaagataattggacaCCAAGGTGCCAAAAAGATTTTTAGCTATTACCTGCCCTTTGACTACTAAATCTACAGCAACAGAATAGTAGTATGATagctcagattttaaaaaaatcttggggccggtgcatggcacactaggttaatcctcctcctgcggtgccggcatcccatatggaccccggttctagtcccagctgctcctcttccagtccagctctctgctgtggcctgggagtgcagtggaggatggcccaagtgcttgggcccctgcacccacatgggaaaccggcaggaggcacctggctcctggcttcagatcggatcggcatagctctggccgtagcagctatttggggggtgaaccaacggagggaagacctctctgtttctctctctttcactgtctgtaactctacctgtcaactaaatttaaaaaaaaataatagtacctgtcaaataaataaaaaagaagaaatcttgaaGGAAAGCCAAAGACAGTAGTGGAGTCCACCATAAGGACACcaaatgatactttaaaaaaaacttattgcaAAAATACTATAAGCAGAATCAAAATATAATTGACTACAAAACAGGTGATCCAAACAGTGACTTTCCTTAGGatagaaagaacttttaaaatttagagGAAAAGATAGTACCAGAATGAACAACAAATATGAAAAGAGAACCACAAATTgctgaaaagcacatgaaaaaaactaaatgaaaccacctggcaaaaataaaaattgtgagtTAAATGACAGTGTTACATACTACGGTGGTTGAGCAGGGGCTGGTTTTCTTGTAGCTCTCAAAAATGCATATATACTCTTTGACTTACTCCTTCCACTTCTTAGACTTGATCACACAAGTCCGTTTGCAAAGATAATGTAGTGGGAAAAGGGTATTTCTTCATGGCAGCCTTGTttataacagcaaaaaaaaaagatggaagcatCATAAAAGTGTATCGAATGAAAAATGGTTAAATCGTGGTACCTCCGTCAATGAAAATACGAGGAAGTCTgaaagaatgaggaaaagctgtaAAAGTTAATATGTAAAGGTATTCAGTTTACATTATTATGTGAAAAAACAACAGTGACACATTCATATGTATTGTCACCTTCATGGAGATGTAGATATGGAAGGATCGCTGAAGTTCAAcaggagactgagaaagagaaagcagagatTGGAGGAAgttgttgttttcagtttttgtgcttttttccatttttaatttttttattctgttaaacTACTAGGGGAGGATTTTGAGGGAAAAACATATCCTTATTTATTATAAGCTTCTAAGTATTAGCAAATTTTCACTGTCTTTTATTTTATGACAATTTTAAAGGCTAtctcttttgaaatttttattttgaaatagaggCTCTCAGGAAGTTACAAATATAGTATAGAGAGGTCCCCAGTACCCTTCACACAGTTTCTCCTGGTCATATCTTACATAAATATAGTGATCAAAATTGGGAAATGCCTTTGTTAGCATAGTTCCATTAGAGGCCGAAGTCTTGaatcttttgattttaaaaaatgattgtgttcatatttccatttttaatatgtttgtaacttcaaatgtaatatattttgaattcaGGACTTTGATTTCAACTCTCataaagcattttcttttaatattagaaaaaaataaattctatcagAGTTAATTTTAGGGATACTATGTCTCAGAAGCCTTCTCATTTCAGTGTCAAGCCCGTGCTTGTTTTGAAGTGTCACATGTTTTGTAGCTTGCAGTAGTCCTCTGGTCCGAAAAGGAAAGTATATTTTGTATGTAAGAAAATGACGTAAATAGTAGAAACTACAGtcgcttatttttctttttctagccaATACTGGCCcctctttgttctgtttttctacGTCCTTTCACCTATTCCATACTGCATAGCAAGACGACTAGTGGATGATACAGATGCTATGAGCAACGCTTGCAAGGAACTTGCCATATTTCTTACAACAGGCATCGTTGTCTCAGCTTTTGGACTTCCCATTGTATTTGCCAGAGCACATCTGGTAAGTGACTGTAACCGTGGTTCTGTTTCAGGCTGTGTTAAATTCTTCTCCAGAGAAGTTTTCATTAAGCACATGAAAGAGATGAGAGACATAAGAGCCTGGATGATGGAgattaaaattttgctttttggtttgttcttgttaaCTAATGAAAACTGTATCAGAGAGCATGGACAGTCCTTACCCATTGATCAGCCTGTCAGCTCTCCTAGTGCCGAACTCCCACAGGCCACGCTATAAAATTCAGGACATGGAAGACCTGAGAAGGTGTGTGTTCTCCAAGGAGAGAAAGCTTGGCGACTTGTCCTCAGTTCTGCCTGTCACAGCTCGTCAGCCCAGCTTCACGCCAGTGGAGACAAGGCGAGGAAGACGGgggctgctccccttccacaCAAAGAAATCGCGTACTCCTGCTGCCCTGTTAAAAGAACGGACACAAGTGT
This region includes:
- the LEPROTL1 gene encoding leptin receptor overlapping transcript-like 1 isoform X1, whose product is MFLMLGCALPIYNQYWPLFVLFFYVLSPIPYCIARRLVDDTDAMSNACKELAIFLTTGIVVSAFGLPIVFARAHLIEWGACALVLTGNTVIFATILGFFLVFGSNDDFSWQQW